A single genomic interval of Gossypium raimondii isolate GPD5lz chromosome 11, ASM2569854v1, whole genome shotgun sequence harbors:
- the LOC105761602 gene encoding eukaryotic translation initiation factor 3 subunit E — protein sequence MATYDLTPRIGPNLDRHLVFPLLEFLQERQLYPDEQILKAKIELLNKTNMVDYAMDIHKSLYRTDDVPQDMVDRRVEVVARLKALEDAAAPLVTFLQNPNAVQELRADKQYNLQMLNDRYQIGPDQIEALYQYAKFQFECGNYSGAADYLYQYRALCTNSERSLSALWGKLAAEILMQNWDIALEELNRLKEIIDSKSFSSPLNQVQSRIWLMHWSLFIFFNHDNGRTQIIDLFNQDKYLNAIQTSAPHLLRYLATAFIVNKRRRPQFKEFIKVIQQDQCSYKDPITEFLACVYVNYEFDGAQKKMKECEEVILNDPFLGKRVEEGNFSTVPLKDEFLENARLFIFETYCRIHQRIDMGVLFEKLNLNYEEGERWIVNLIRNSKLDAKIDSETGTVIMEPNQPNVYEQLIDHTKALQGRTYKLVGQLLEPAQAQPAR from the exons ATGGCAACTTACGATCTAACCCCGCGTATCGGCCCGAACCTAGACAGGCACTTAGTGTTTCCATTGCTGGAGTTCTTGCAAGAGCGACAACTATACCCAGATGAACAGATCTTGAAAGCAAAGATTGAGCTTTTGAACAAGACAAACATGGTCGATTACGCTATGGATATCCATAAGAGCCTTTACCGCACCGATGATGTTCCTCAGGACATGGTCGATAGGAGAGTCGAGGTTGTCGCTCGTCTCAAAGCTTTGGAAGATGCCGCTGCTCCTCTCGTCACTTTCTTGCAAAACCCTAACGCTGTTCAGGAACTGCGTGCTGATAAACAGTATAATCTCCAGATGCTTAATGACCGCTACCAG aTTGGTCCAGATCAAATAGAGGCATTATATCAGTATGCAAAATTCCAATTTGAGTGTGGCAACTACTCTGGTGCTGCTGACTATCTGTATCAGTATCGGGCTTTATGTACTAACAGCGAAAGGAGCTTGAGTGCATTGTGGGGGAAGCTTGCTGCCGAGATACTGATGCAAAACTGGGATATTGCTCTTGAAGAACTTAATCGTTTGAAAGAAATAATCGATTCCAAG AGCTTCTCATCACCTTTGAACCAAGTTCAGAGTAGAATATGGCTTATGCATTGGAGcctcttcatctttttcaacCATGACAATGGAAGAACACAGATCATCGACCTATTTAATCAAGACAA GTATCTAAACGCCATTCAAACCAGTGCTCCCCATCTTCTAAGGTACTTAGCCACTGCTTTTATTGTTAACAAAAGGAGAAGACCTCAATTCAAAGAATTTATCAAGGTTATCCAGCAAGATCAATGCTCTTACAAAGATCCCATCACGGAGTTTTTGGCATGTGTTTATGTCAACTATGAATTTGACGGAGCACAGAAGAAGATGAAGGAGTGCGAAGAA GTGATACTGAATGATCCCTTCCTTGGAAAAAGAGTTGAAGAGGGCAACTTTTCTACTGTCCCATTAAAAGATGAGTTTCTTGAGAATGCTCGTTTATTTATCTTCGAGACATACTGCAGAATTCATCAGCGCATTGATATGGG GGTGCTTTTTGAGAAACTGAACTTAAATTACGAGGAGGGTGAGAGGTGGATTGTGAATCTCATTCGAAACTCGAAACTTGATGCAAAGATTGATTCAGAGACTGGAACTGTTATTATGGAGCCTAATCAACCTAATGT TTACGAGCAGCTAATCGACCACACTAAGGCCCTTCAAGGGCGGACCTACAAGCTAGTCGGCCAGCTTCTCGAACCCGCACAAGCGCAGCCTGCACGTTAA
- the LOC105761603 gene encoding eukaryotic translation initiation factor 3 subunit E produces MATYDLTPRIGPNLDRHLVFPLLEFLQERQLYPDEQILKAKIELLNKTNMVDYAMDIHKSLYRTDDVPQDMVERRVEVVARLKALEDAAAPLVTFLQNPNAVQELRSDKQYNLQMLNDRYQIGPDQIEALYQYAKFQFECGNYSGAADYLYQYRALCTNSERSLSALWGKLAAEILMQNWDIALEELNRLKEIIDSKSFSSPLNQVQSRIWLMHWSLFIFFNHDNGRTQVIDLFNQDKYLNAIQTSAPHLLRYLATAFIVNKRRRPQFKEFIKVIQQDQCSYKDPITEFLACVYVNYEFDGAQKKMKECEEVILNDPFLGKRVEEGNFNTVPLKDEFLENARLFIFETYCRIHQRIDMGVLFEKLNLNYEEGERWVVNLIRNSKLDAKIDSKTGTVIMEPNRPNVYEQLIDHTKALQGRTYKLVGQLLEHAQAQPAR; encoded by the exons ATGGCTACTTACGATCTAACCCCACGTATCGGCCCGAACCTAGACAGGCACTTAGTGTTTCCATTGCTGGAGTTCTTGCAAGAGCGACAACTATACCCAGATGAACAGATCTTGAAAGCAAAGATTGAGCTTTTGAACAAGACAAACATGGTCGATTACGCTATGGATATCCATAAGAGCCTTTACCGCACCGATGATGTCCCTCAGGACATGGTCGAGAGGAGAGTCGAAGTTGTCGCTCGTCTCAAAGCTTTGGAAGATGCCGCCGCTCCTCTCGTCACTTTCTTGCAAAACCCTAACGCTGTTCAGGAATTGCGTTCTGATAAACAGTATAATCTCCAGATGCTCAATGACCGCTACCAG aTTGGTCCAGATCAAATAGAGGCATTATATCAGTATGCAAAATTCCAATTTGAGTGTGGCAACTACTCTGGTGCTGCTGACTATCTGTATCAGTATCGGGCTTTATGTACTAACAGCGAAAGGAGCTTGAGTGCATTGTGGGGGAAGCTTGCTGCCGAGATACTGATGCAAAACTGGGATATTGCTCTTGAAGAACTTAATCGTTTGAAAGAAATAATCGATTCCAAG AGCTTCTCATCACCTTTGAACCAAGTTCAGAGTAGAATATGGCTTATGCATTGGAGcctcttcatctttttcaacCATGACAATGGAAGAACACAGGTCATCGACCTATTTAATCAAGACAA GTATCTAAATGCCATTCAAACCAGTGCTCCCCATCTTCTAAGGTACTTAGCCACTGCTTTTATTGTCAACAAAAGGAGAAGACCTCAATTCAAAGAATTTATCAAGGTTATCCAGCAAGATCAGTGCTCTTACAAAGATCCCATCACGGAGTTTTTGGCATGTGTTTATGTCAACTATGAATTTGACGGAGCACAGAAGAAGATGAAGGAGTGCGAAGAA GTGATACTGAATGATCCTTTCCTTGGAAAAAGAGTTGAAGAGGGCAACTTTAATACTGTCCCATTAAAAGATGAGTTTCTTGAGAATGCTCGTCTATTTATCTTCGAGACATACTGCAGAATTCATCAGCGCATTGATATGGG GGTGCTTTTTGAGAAACTGAATTTAAATTACGAGGAGGGTGAGAGATGGGTTGTGAATCTCATCCGAAACTCAAAACTTGATGCAAAGATTGATTCAAAGACTGGAACCGTTATTATGGAACCTAATCGACCGAATGT TTACGAGCAGCTGATCGACCACACTAAGGCCCTTCAAGGGCGGACCTACAAGCTAGTCGGCCAGCTTCTCGAACATGCACAAGCGCAGCCTGCACGTTAA